In Streptomyces sp. SN-593, a single genomic region encodes these proteins:
- a CDS encoding alpha,alpha-trehalose-phosphate synthase (UDP-forming) has translation MEGSSQGARILVASNRGPVSYTVAEDGTLGSRRGGGGVVSGLSAIGPDAGAVWVCAALSDGDREAVRRGVAEPGVRMIAVPPEVFHAAYNDIANSVLWFVHHLLYQTPFEPVFDEEFRDHWAAYEAYNEAFADALAQEAAEGAAVLVQDYHLALVPALLRERRPDLRIGHFSHTPWAPPDYFRLLPDDVAARLLEGVLGADRAAFLTHRWAAAFAACCADVLGAEVSADGGSVTHRGRTTRLGVHGLGADAEFLRERAQRPDVVERMAALRAEAGPGRRLIVRVDRTELSKNIVRGLYAYRRLLTEHPGWRERVVHVAFAYPSRQDLASYREYTAEVSRVAAEVNDEFGTAGWTPVILKVDDDFARSLAAYRLADVALVNPIRDGMNLVAKEVPVVSDQGVALVLSREAGAFEELGADAFTVNPYDIRATAVALNEALTLPEADRADRSKRLAAAATALPPTRWFLDQLHALDV, from the coding sequence ATGGAGGGATCTTCGCAGGGTGCCCGGATTCTGGTCGCGTCGAACCGCGGCCCGGTGTCGTACACCGTGGCGGAGGACGGCACCCTCGGCAGCCGCAGGGGCGGGGGCGGCGTCGTCTCCGGGCTGAGCGCGATCGGCCCCGACGCGGGCGCCGTGTGGGTGTGCGCGGCGCTGTCGGACGGCGACCGGGAGGCGGTGCGGCGCGGGGTCGCCGAGCCCGGGGTGCGGATGATCGCCGTCCCCCCGGAGGTCTTCCACGCGGCGTACAACGACATCGCGAACTCGGTGCTGTGGTTCGTGCACCACCTCCTCTACCAGACCCCCTTCGAGCCGGTCTTCGACGAGGAGTTCCGCGACCACTGGGCCGCCTACGAGGCGTACAACGAGGCGTTCGCCGACGCGCTCGCCCAGGAGGCCGCCGAGGGCGCCGCCGTCCTGGTGCAGGACTACCACCTGGCGCTGGTGCCCGCGCTGCTGCGCGAGCGCCGCCCCGACCTGCGGATCGGCCACTTCTCGCACACCCCGTGGGCCCCGCCGGACTACTTCCGCCTGCTGCCCGACGACGTGGCCGCGCGCCTGCTCGAAGGCGTCCTCGGCGCCGACCGGGCCGCCTTCCTCACCCACCGCTGGGCCGCCGCGTTCGCCGCGTGCTGCGCCGACGTGCTCGGCGCCGAGGTGTCCGCCGACGGCGGGTCGGTCACCCACCGGGGCCGGACCACCCGGCTGGGCGTGCACGGCCTGGGGGCCGACGCGGAGTTCCTGCGCGAGCGCGCGCAGCGGCCGGACGTCGTCGAGCGGATGGCGGCGCTGCGGGCCGAGGCCGGCCCGGGCCGCCGGCTGATCGTCCGGGTGGACCGCACCGAGCTGTCGAAGAACATCGTGCGCGGCCTGTACGCCTACCGGCGGCTGCTCACCGAGCACCCCGGGTGGCGCGAGCGCGTCGTCCACGTGGCGTTCGCCTACCCCTCGCGGCAGGACCTGGCGAGCTACCGGGAGTACACCGCGGAGGTCTCCCGGGTGGCCGCCGAGGTCAACGACGAGTTCGGCACCGCCGGGTGGACGCCGGTGATCCTCAAGGTCGACGACGACTTCGCCCGCTCGCTGGCGGCGTACCGCCTCGCCGACGTGGCCCTGGTCAACCCGATCCGCGACGGCATGAACCTGGTGGCCAAGGAGGTCCCGGTCGTCTCCGACCAGGGAGTGGCCCTGGTGCTGTCCCGCGAGGCGGGCGCCTTCGAGGAACTGGGCGCCGACGCCTTCACGGTCAACCCGTACGACATCCGCGCGACCGCCGTCGCCCTGAACGAGGCGCTGACCCTGCCCGAGGCCGACCGCGCCGACCGCTCCAAGCGCCTGGCCGCCGCGGCGACCGCGCTCCCGCCCACCCGGTGGTTCCTCGACCAGTTGCACGCCCTCGACGTCTGA
- the otsB gene encoding trehalose-phosphatase: MAFAETFTPRTPEGRDGLTALLAHPERAVVALDFDGTLAPIVPDPEQARAHPGAAAALARLAPHLAAAVILTGRPAAVAVRYGGFAEVPGLEHLVVLGHYGAERWDARSGEAHTPAAPEGVTAVRAELPGFLESVGRWPGLWIEDKGGHAVAVHTRRTDDPDAAFEALRAPLGELAARHGLVVEPGRYVLELRPPGVDKGVALTGFLREAGAGSVLYAGDDLGDLAAYAAVEDLRAKGLPGLLVASAGAEETPQEVLARADLTVAGPAGVVRLLDHLADRLA; the protein is encoded by the coding sequence ATGGCCTTCGCCGAGACGTTCACCCCGCGCACGCCCGAGGGCAGGGACGGGTTGACCGCGCTGCTCGCCCACCCCGAACGCGCGGTCGTCGCACTGGACTTCGACGGCACGCTCGCGCCCATCGTGCCCGACCCCGAACAGGCCCGCGCCCACCCCGGCGCGGCGGCGGCACTGGCACGGCTCGCCCCGCACCTGGCCGCCGCGGTGATCCTCACCGGCCGCCCGGCCGCGGTCGCCGTCCGGTACGGCGGCTTCGCCGAGGTGCCCGGGCTGGAGCACCTCGTGGTCCTCGGCCACTACGGCGCCGAGCGCTGGGACGCCCGCAGCGGCGAGGCGCACACGCCGGCCGCCCCCGAGGGCGTCACCGCCGTCCGCGCCGAACTGCCCGGCTTCCTCGAGTCGGTGGGGCGGTGGCCGGGCCTGTGGATCGAGGACAAGGGCGGCCACGCGGTCGCCGTGCACACCCGCCGCACCGACGACCCCGACGCCGCCTTCGAGGCGCTGCGCGCGCCGCTGGGCGAACTCGCCGCGCGCCACGGCCTGGTGGTCGAACCCGGCCGGTACGTCCTGGAACTGCGCCCGCCCGGCGTCGACAAGGGCGTGGCCCTCACCGGCTTCCTCCGCGAGGCCGGCGCGGGCAGCGTGCTGTACGCGGGCGACGACCTCGGCGACCTCGCCGCGTACGCCGCGGTCGAGGACCTGCGGGCCAAGGGCCTGCCCGGGCTGCTGGTGGCCAGCGCGGGCGCGGAGGAGACCCCCCAGGAGGTGCTGGCGCGGGCCGACCTCACCGTGGCGGGCCCGGCGGGCGTCGTCCGCCTGCTGGACCACCTGGCCGACCGGCTGGCCTGA
- a CDS encoding DUF3263 domain-containing protein: MAEGADGEAGAGAEARGDVEARGGGAGADGGSGASAREAPGGLSARDLAVLDLAGRTWSGPGPRDRAIRERLGISPTAFFQHLNALLDDPRALRAAPTTVNRWRLTRQRHADNR, encoded by the coding sequence GTGGCCGAGGGCGCGGACGGGGAAGCGGGCGCGGGCGCGGAGGCGCGCGGGGACGTGGAGGCGCGCGGGGGCGGCGCGGGCGCGGACGGCGGTTCCGGCGCGTCCGCGCGGGAGGCTCCCGGCGGGCTGTCCGCGCGCGACCTGGCGGTGCTGGACCTCGCGGGGCGGACCTGGAGCGGTCCCGGCCCGCGGGACCGGGCGATCCGCGAGCGGCTCGGCATCTCCCCGACCGCCTTCTTCCAGCACCTCAACGCCCTCCTCGACGACCCCCGCGCCCTGCGGGCCGCCCCGACCACCGTCAACCGCTGGCGCCTGACCCGGCAGCGGCACGCCGACAACCGCTGA
- a CDS encoding ABC transporter substrate-binding protein — protein sequence MQRRRLLGLAAGLTSALALTGVSACGGSTAQSKDVTLHLVAADYGDAKTDNSSLVYWNGIVHDFEKLNPKIKVDVQVLSWTDVDDKVAAMVKAGNPPDIAQMGSYADYAAKGQLYSADQLFTVSEQADFISSLAQAGSVNRTQYGLPWASSSRMFFYNKDLFKHAGIYQAPKTWADLAADAKLLKEDGVQVPYGLPLGPEESQAESLMWMLGANGGITDSVGNYTFDSSENVDALKWVKTNLVDAKLVGPKDPATTNRQDVFDDFLAGKAGMINGHPTLLAQARAHGIDVGVTALPGKDGPDQDTLGVADWAMAFKKNGNLDADRAFLQYVYQTKNTVKFLDEYGLLPVTTTASEVMQGEKRDADLVQFLNLLPEAVFYPVDKTSWTTVDDRMKKVIGTAVHSDPKTVLSQLQNYAETQDGQGLTSEAQ from the coding sequence GTGCAGCGGCGACGACTCCTCGGCCTCGCGGCCGGCCTCACTTCCGCGCTGGCCCTGACGGGTGTCAGCGCCTGCGGCGGCTCCACGGCCCAGAGCAAGGACGTGACGCTGCACCTGGTGGCGGCGGACTACGGAGACGCGAAGACCGACAACAGCTCGCTCGTGTACTGGAACGGCATCGTGCACGACTTCGAGAAGCTGAACCCGAAGATCAAGGTCGACGTGCAGGTGCTGAGCTGGACCGACGTGGACGACAAGGTCGCCGCCATGGTCAAGGCCGGCAACCCGCCGGACATCGCGCAGATGGGCTCCTACGCCGACTACGCCGCCAAGGGCCAGCTCTACAGCGCCGACCAGCTCTTCACGGTGAGCGAGCAGGCCGACTTCATCAGCTCGCTGGCCCAGGCCGGATCGGTCAACCGCACCCAGTACGGCCTGCCGTGGGCGTCCAGCTCCCGGATGTTCTTCTACAACAAGGACCTCTTCAAGCACGCGGGCATCTACCAGGCGCCCAAGACCTGGGCCGACCTCGCCGCCGACGCGAAACTGCTCAAGGAGGACGGCGTCCAGGTCCCCTACGGCCTGCCGCTCGGCCCGGAGGAGTCGCAGGCGGAGTCGCTGATGTGGATGCTCGGCGCCAACGGCGGCATCACCGACTCGGTCGGCAACTACACCTTCGACTCCTCCGAGAACGTCGACGCCCTCAAGTGGGTCAAGACGAACCTCGTCGACGCGAAGCTGGTCGGCCCGAAGGACCCCGCCACGACCAACCGGCAGGACGTCTTCGACGACTTCCTGGCCGGCAAGGCGGGCATGATCAACGGCCACCCGACACTGCTGGCGCAGGCCCGCGCGCACGGCATCGACGTCGGAGTGACGGCGCTGCCCGGCAAGGACGGCCCGGACCAGGACACCCTGGGCGTCGCCGACTGGGCGATGGCCTTCAAGAAGAACGGCAACCTCGACGCCGACCGCGCGTTCCTCCAGTACGTCTACCAGACCAAGAACACCGTCAAGTTCCTCGACGAGTACGGCCTGCTGCCGGTGACCACCACCGCGTCCGAGGTCATGCAGGGCGAGAAGCGCGACGCCGACCTGGTGCAGTTCCTCAACCTGCTGCCGGAGGCGGTCTTCTACCCGGTGGACAAGACCTCCTGGACGACCGTCGACGACCGCATGAAGAAGGTCATCGGCACCGCGGTGCACAGCGACCCGAAGACCGTACTGTCGCAGTTGCAGAACTACGCGGAGACGCAGGACGGCCAGGGGCTGACGTCCGAGGCGCAGTAG
- a CDS encoding ROK family protein, with product MRHVIALDVGGTGMKAALVAEDGTLLHQDRRPTGRERGPQAVVAAILDFAADLRDHGRSAYGEAAVAAGVVVPGIVDAEAGLAVYAANLGWQDLPLRDLLSKRLDGVPVALNHDVRAGGLAEGRIGAGNGADRFLFLPLGTGIAGAIGIEGRIEAGAHGYAGEIGHIVVRPGGRECGCGQRGCLEAYASAGAVSRSWADASGDPSADAAACAQAVEAGDPAAAAVWREAIDALADGLVTGLTLLDPRVLIVGGGLAEAGDTLFGPLRAAVEARITFQKLPLIVPAALGDTAGCLGAGLLAWDLISVEVSP from the coding sequence GTGAGACATGTCATCGCCCTCGACGTGGGCGGCACCGGGATGAAGGCGGCGCTGGTCGCCGAGGACGGCACGCTGCTGCACCAGGACCGCCGTCCGACCGGCCGCGAGCGCGGCCCGCAGGCCGTGGTGGCCGCGATCCTGGACTTCGCCGCCGACCTGCGCGACCACGGCCGCTCCGCGTACGGCGAGGCCGCCGTGGCCGCCGGCGTGGTGGTGCCCGGCATCGTGGACGCCGAGGCGGGCCTCGCCGTCTACGCAGCCAACCTCGGCTGGCAGGACCTCCCGCTGCGCGACCTGCTCTCGAAGCGGCTCGACGGGGTGCCCGTGGCGCTCAACCACGACGTGCGCGCCGGCGGCCTGGCCGAGGGCCGGATCGGCGCGGGCAACGGCGCCGACCGCTTCCTCTTCCTGCCGCTGGGCACCGGTATCGCGGGCGCCATCGGCATCGAGGGCCGGATCGAGGCCGGCGCGCACGGCTACGCCGGTGAGATCGGCCACATCGTGGTCCGCCCCGGCGGCCGGGAGTGCGGCTGCGGGCAGCGCGGCTGCCTGGAGGCGTACGCCTCGGCGGGCGCGGTCTCCCGCAGTTGGGCGGACGCCAGCGGCGACCCGTCCGCCGACGCCGCCGCCTGCGCGCAGGCGGTCGAGGCCGGCGACCCGGCGGCGGCCGCGGTGTGGCGGGAGGCGATCGACGCGCTCGCCGACGGCCTGGTCACCGGGCTGACCCTGCTCGACCCCCGGGTGCTGATCGTCGGCGGCGGCCTCGCCGAGGCCGGGGACACCCTCTTCGGCCCGTTGCGGGCGGCCGTCGAGGCGCGCATCACCTTCCAGAAACTCCCGCTCATCGTCCCCGCCGCGCTGGGTGACACCGCCGGCTGCCTGGGCGCGGGCCTGCTCGCCTGGGACCTGATCTCCGTGGAGGTATCCCCCTGA
- a CDS encoding 1-phosphofructokinase family hexose kinase, producing MIITVTLNSALDVTYRVPSLIPHATHRVTETVERPGGKGLNVARVLAALGHRATVTGFAGGPAGDELRRGLAAVPHAERLTDALVPVAGTTRRTVGVVDAATGDTTMFNEPGPTVDPAEWAAFLDVYRGLLAGPDAEAVALCGSLPPGLPVGAYAELVREARAAGVYVLLDTSGEPLRRGLAARPDLIKPNAAELTGLTGFSEPARAAHDARRRGARGVAASLGADGMLAVTEEGAWRALPPGRLAGNPTGAGDSAVAGLLSGHVEGLAWPRRLARAVALSAATVLAPAAGEYDRAGYEELLPKVEVVPAG from the coding sequence GTGATCATCACCGTCACGCTCAACAGCGCCCTGGATGTGACCTACCGGGTCCCGTCGCTGATACCGCACGCCACCCACCGGGTGACGGAGACGGTGGAGCGGCCGGGCGGCAAGGGTCTCAACGTCGCCCGCGTGCTGGCCGCGCTCGGCCACCGCGCCACCGTCACCGGCTTCGCCGGCGGCCCGGCCGGCGACGAGCTGCGCCGCGGGCTGGCCGCGGTGCCGCACGCGGAGCGGCTCACCGACGCCCTGGTACCGGTCGCCGGCACCACCCGGCGCACGGTCGGCGTGGTGGACGCGGCCACCGGCGACACCACGATGTTCAACGAGCCGGGACCGACCGTCGATCCGGCCGAGTGGGCGGCCTTCCTCGACGTCTACCGCGGGCTGCTGGCCGGTCCCGACGCCGAGGCCGTCGCGCTGTGCGGCAGCCTGCCGCCCGGGCTGCCGGTCGGGGCGTACGCCGAGCTGGTCCGGGAGGCGCGCGCGGCGGGCGTCTACGTGCTGCTCGACACCAGCGGGGAGCCGCTGCGCCGGGGGCTCGCCGCCCGGCCGGACCTGATCAAGCCCAACGCGGCCGAGCTGACCGGACTGACCGGCTTCTCCGAGCCCGCCCGCGCGGCCCATGACGCCAGGCGGCGCGGTGCCCGCGGGGTGGCCGCCTCACTCGGCGCCGACGGGATGCTCGCCGTGACCGAGGAGGGCGCCTGGCGGGCGCTGCCCCCGGGCCGGCTGGCCGGCAACCCGACCGGCGCCGGTGACTCGGCGGTCGCCGGGCTGCTCTCCGGCCACGTGGAGGGGCTGGCCTGGCCGCGCCGGCTGGCCCGCGCGGTCGCGCTGTCTGCGGCCACGGTCCTCGCACCGGCCGCCGGCGAGTACGACCGGGCCGGCTACGAGGAACTGCTGCCGAAGGTGGAGGTCGTCCCCGCGGGATGA
- a CDS encoding SAM-dependent methyltransferase, with protein sequence MERALYGPGGFFRRERPADHFRTSVHASPLFAGAVARLLGRVDTALGHPSRLDFVDMAAGAGELAAGVLATLPPALAARLRVHAVERAARPAGLDARVAWRAEPPEGARGLLFANEWLDNVPLPVAVPSPGGRPRYVEVRRADGAERPGAEVTDEDARWLERWWPLGADAPADRRAEIGRTRADAWRGAAGTLAAGLAVAVDYGHLAAARPPLGTLTGYRDGRQAVPVPDGSMDLTAHVAMDALPGTLTTQRAALHALGVHGGRPPLALAARDASAYLRALATATEAAELTATGGLGDFLWLATPAGPACAALLDPAP encoded by the coding sequence ATGGAGCGGGCGCTGTACGGCCCCGGCGGGTTCTTCCGCCGGGAGCGGCCCGCCGACCACTTCCGCACCTCCGTCCACGCGTCGCCGCTGTTCGCGGGCGCCGTGGCGCGGCTGCTGGGCCGGGTGGACACGGCGCTCGGGCACCCCTCGCGGCTGGACTTCGTCGACATGGCGGCGGGTGCGGGGGAGCTCGCCGCCGGGGTGCTGGCCACGCTGCCGCCGGCGCTGGCGGCCCGCCTTCGCGTGCACGCCGTCGAGCGGGCCGCCCGGCCGGCCGGTCTGGACGCCCGCGTCGCCTGGCGCGCCGAGCCGCCCGAGGGCGCGCGGGGCCTGCTGTTCGCCAACGAGTGGTTGGACAACGTTCCGCTGCCCGTCGCCGTCCCGTCACCCGGCGGCCGCCCCCGGTACGTGGAGGTCCGGCGGGCGGACGGCGCGGAGCGGCCGGGCGCCGAGGTGACGGACGAGGACGCGCGGTGGCTGGAGCGGTGGTGGCCGCTGGGCGCGGACGCGCCCGCCGACCGCCGGGCGGAGATCGGCCGCACGCGCGCGGACGCGTGGCGGGGGGCCGCGGGCACGCTCGCCGCGGGCCTGGCGGTGGCGGTGGACTACGGCCACCTCGCCGCGGCCCGCCCGCCGCTGGGCACCCTCACCGGCTACCGCGACGGCCGCCAGGCCGTCCCCGTGCCGGACGGCTCGATGGACCTGACCGCCCACGTGGCGATGGACGCGCTCCCGGGCACCCTCACCACGCAGCGGGCCGCGCTGCACGCGCTCGGGGTGCACGGCGGCCGTCCCCCGCTCGCCCTGGCCGCCCGGGACGCGTCCGCCTACCTGCGCGCGCTGGCCACGGCCACGGAGGCGGCCGAACTGACCGCCACGGGCGGCCTCGGCGACTTCCTCTGGCTGGCCACCCCCGCCGGCCCCGCCTGCGCCGCCCTCCTCGACCCCGCGCCCTGA
- a CDS encoding NADH-quinone oxidoreductase subunit D, with protein sequence MTETTVGVGGAAESTDMVLNIGPQHPSTHGVLRLRLVLDGERIRSAEPIVGYMHRGAEKLFEARDYRQIIMLANRHDWLSAFSNELGVVLAVERMLGMDVPDRAVWTRTLLAELNRVLNHLMFLGSYPLELGGITPIFYAFTEREELQHVMEEVSGGRMHYMFNRVGGLKEDLPNGWTGRARAAVAGVRARMDRFDDLVLGNEIFRGRTRGVGVLSPADVHAYGVSGPIARASGVDFDLRRDEPYLAYGELGGALEVVTRTEGDCLARFEVLLAQTHNALALADACLDRLAELPPGPVNQRLPKVLKAPEGHTYAWTENPLGLNGYYLVSKGEKTPYRLKLRSASFNNIQALNVLLPGTLVADMVAILGSMFFVVGDIDK encoded by the coding sequence ATGACGGAGACGACGGTCGGGGTCGGTGGGGCCGCCGAGAGCACGGACATGGTGCTCAACATCGGGCCGCAGCACCCTTCGACGCATGGTGTGCTGCGGTTGCGGCTCGTGTTGGACGGGGAGCGGATCAGGTCCGCGGAGCCGATCGTCGGGTACATGCACCGCGGCGCGGAGAAGCTGTTCGAGGCGCGGGACTACCGGCAGATCATCATGCTGGCCAACCGGCACGACTGGCTGTCGGCCTTCTCCAACGAGCTGGGCGTGGTGCTGGCGGTCGAGCGGATGCTCGGCATGGATGTCCCCGACCGCGCGGTGTGGACCCGGACGCTGCTGGCCGAGCTGAACCGGGTGCTCAACCACCTGATGTTCCTCGGCTCCTACCCGCTGGAGCTGGGCGGGATCACGCCGATCTTCTACGCGTTCACCGAGCGCGAGGAGTTGCAGCACGTGATGGAGGAGGTCTCCGGCGGCCGGATGCACTACATGTTCAACCGGGTCGGCGGCCTCAAGGAGGACCTGCCGAACGGCTGGACCGGGCGGGCCCGCGCGGCCGTCGCCGGGGTGCGGGCCCGCATGGACCGCTTCGACGACCTGGTGCTCGGCAACGAGATCTTCCGCGGCCGCACCCGCGGCGTGGGGGTGCTGTCGCCGGCCGACGTGCACGCGTACGGCGTGAGCGGGCCGATCGCCCGCGCCTCGGGCGTCGACTTCGACCTGCGGCGGGACGAACCGTACCTCGCGTACGGGGAACTGGGCGGCGCCCTGGAGGTCGTCACCCGCACCGAGGGCGACTGCCTGGCCCGGTTCGAGGTGCTGCTGGCGCAGACCCACAACGCGCTGGCGCTCGCCGACGCGTGCCTGGACCGGCTCGCCGAACTGCCGCCCGGCCCGGTCAACCAGCGCCTGCCGAAGGTCCTCAAGGCACCCGAGGGCCACACCTACGCCTGGACCGAGAACCCGCTCGGCCTGAACGGCTACTACCTGGTGTCCAAGGGCGAGAAGACGCCGTACCGGCTGAAGCTGCGCTCCGCGTCGTTCAACAACATCCAGGCGCTGAACGTGCTGCTGCCCGGCACGCTCGTGGCCGACATGGTCGCGATCCTCGGCTCGATGTTCTTCGTGGTCGGCGACATCGACAAGTAA
- a CDS encoding rhodanese-like domain-containing protein: MTAVSGQPRSIDDHLAVVRERLVRLTPAEAAAAARDGGALLVDIRYGALRDRDGTVPGAVIVERNELEWRLDPQGSHRLPQATGHDIPVVVFCNEGYASSLAAASLKDLGLHRATDLVGGFQAWRAAGLPVTPPDGRPTVPDAWGTG, from the coding sequence GTGACGGCGGTGTCCGGGCAGCCGCGCTCGATAGACGACCATCTGGCCGTCGTACGGGAGCGGCTGGTCCGGCTCACCCCGGCCGAGGCCGCCGCGGCCGCCCGCGACGGCGGCGCGCTGCTGGTGGACATCCGGTACGGCGCGCTGCGCGATCGCGACGGCACCGTGCCCGGCGCGGTCATCGTGGAGCGCAACGAACTGGAGTGGCGGCTCGACCCCCAGGGCTCGCACCGCCTTCCGCAGGCCACCGGCCACGACATCCCGGTCGTCGTGTTCTGCAACGAGGGCTACGCCTCGTCGCTGGCCGCCGCCTCGCTGAAGGACCTGGGGCTCCACCGCGCGACCGACCTCGTCGGCGGCTTCCAGGCGTGGCGCGCGGCGGGCCTGCCGGTCACCCCGCCGGACGGGCGCCCGACGGTCCCGGACGCCTGGGGCACCGGGTGA
- a CDS encoding cysteine dioxygenase, whose amino-acid sequence MSTVPAVSPETSTAAAEAPAPASQAPTAAELLAFARSIAADPEVVADLPLDAEGRTWRRLEGPGGAEAWLIGWPPGAETGWHDHGGSYGVFVTAAGELTEHSLAVPLPTEGWRSLELAEGVDRRRVLPEGKGRAFGREHVHQVVNASGTTHAVSVHAYYPPLPLMRRYSRKDSTLRLEYVERPEAW is encoded by the coding sequence GTGTCCACGGTTCCCGCTGTTTCCCCCGAGACCTCCACCGCTGCCGCCGAGGCGCCCGCCCCGGCGTCCCAGGCGCCCACCGCCGCCGAACTCCTCGCCTTCGCCCGCTCGATCGCCGCCGACCCCGAAGTCGTCGCCGACCTCCCGCTGGACGCGGAGGGCCGCACCTGGCGGCGGCTCGAAGGCCCCGGCGGCGCCGAGGCGTGGCTGATCGGCTGGCCGCCCGGGGCCGAGACCGGCTGGCACGACCACGGCGGCTCGTACGGCGTCTTCGTCACCGCCGCCGGCGAGCTGACCGAGCACTCGCTCGCGGTGCCGCTGCCCACCGAGGGCTGGCGGTCGCTGGAGCTCGCCGAGGGCGTGGACCGGCGCCGGGTGCTGCCCGAGGGCAAGGGCCGCGCGTTCGGCCGCGAGCACGTCCACCAGGTGGTGAACGCCTCCGGGACCACCCACGCGGTCTCCGTGCACGCCTACTACCCGCCGCTGCCGCTGATGCGCCGCTACAGCCGCAAGGACAGCACGCTGCGGCTGGAGTACGTCGAGCGCCCCGAGGCGTGGTGA
- a CDS encoding DUF3180 domain-containing protein: MRTLRIRTLAGIFVVAGVLSWAAAKLWDTFGTLPGVPLAAPVVLALIAVALFATALSIRSRLRAQRERQPGAKGVDPLAAARAVVFGQASALVASLVVGMYGGTGVFLVMYKLDMDPRREQALYAGLAVLAGIAVVAAALFLERVCRLPDDEDRHRGAPAQRTR; encoded by the coding sequence GTGAGGACCCTGCGGATCAGGACGCTGGCCGGCATCTTCGTGGTCGCGGGTGTGCTGTCGTGGGCCGCGGCGAAGCTGTGGGACACCTTCGGCACGCTGCCCGGGGTGCCGCTGGCCGCCCCGGTCGTGCTCGCGCTGATCGCCGTCGCGCTCTTCGCCACCGCGCTGTCGATAAGGTCACGGCTGCGCGCCCAGCGCGAGCGGCAGCCCGGCGCGAAGGGCGTCGATCCGCTCGCCGCCGCCCGCGCGGTGGTCTTCGGACAGGCCAGCGCGCTCGTCGCCTCGCTCGTGGTCGGCATGTACGGCGGTACCGGCGTCTTCCTGGTCATGTACAAGCTCGACATGGACCCCCGGCGGGAGCAGGCCCTGTACGCCGGCCTCGCGGTGCTGGCCGGGATCGCGGTGGTCGCCGCGGCGCTGTTCCTGGAACGCGTGTGCAGGCTCCCGGACGACGAGGACCGCCACCGCGGGGCGCCGGCGCAGCGCACGCGCTGA
- the folK gene encoding 2-amino-4-hydroxy-6-hydroxymethyldihydropteridine diphosphokinase, which produces MSTEKSEYGTGHVPDAGAGAADPTVQPVPAEVTARVDAADSTLQNPRTAVIALGGNLGNRLETLQGAVDALEDTPGVRVTEVSPVYETEPWGVPEGSQPAYFNAVVVVRTTLPPAALLERAHAIEEAYLRVRAERWGPRTIDVDIVAYDALVSDDPVLTLPHPRAHERAFVLVPWHDVEPAAVLPGRGPVAELLAEVGGAGVHRRGDVELRLPE; this is translated from the coding sequence GTGAGCACGGAGAAGTCCGAGTACGGCACCGGGCACGTCCCCGACGCCGGGGCCGGCGCGGCCGATCCGACCGTGCAGCCGGTGCCCGCCGAGGTGACGGCCCGCGTGGACGCGGCCGACAGCACGCTCCAGAACCCGCGCACCGCGGTGATCGCCCTCGGCGGCAACCTCGGCAACCGCCTGGAGACCCTCCAGGGCGCCGTGGACGCGCTGGAGGACACCCCGGGGGTGCGGGTCACGGAGGTCTCCCCTGTCTACGAGACCGAGCCGTGGGGCGTGCCCGAGGGCAGCCAGCCGGCGTACTTCAACGCGGTCGTGGTGGTGCGCACCACCCTCCCGCCGGCCGCCCTGCTGGAGCGTGCCCACGCCATCGAGGAGGCGTACCTGCGGGTGCGCGCCGAGCGCTGGGGCCCGCGCACCATCGACGTGGACATCGTGGCGTACGACGCCCTCGTCAGCGACGACCCGGTGCTGACGCTGCCGCACCCGCGGGCCCACGAGCGCGCCTTCGTGCTGGTGCCGTGGCACGACGTGGAGCCGGCCGCGGTGCTGCCGGGCCGCGGCCCGGTTGCCGAGCTGCTCGCCGAGGTCGGCGGGGCCGGCGTGCACCGGCGCGGCGACGTGGAACTGCGGCTGCCCGAGTGA
- the folB gene encoding dihydroneopterin aldolase → MDRITLRGLAVRGHHGVFAHEREEGQTFVVDLSLGLDTAPAAAGDDLTRTVHYGVLAEQVAAVVSGEPVDLIETLAQRIADTCLGHAEVEEVEVTVHKPEAPVSVPFDDVAVTITRRRP, encoded by the coding sequence GTGGACCGGATCACACTGCGCGGGCTCGCCGTCCGCGGCCACCACGGGGTGTTCGCGCACGAGCGCGAGGAGGGCCAGACCTTCGTCGTCGACCTCTCCCTCGGCCTCGACACCGCCCCCGCGGCGGCCGGCGACGACCTCACGCGTACCGTGCACTACGGTGTGCTGGCCGAACAGGTCGCGGCCGTCGTCTCCGGCGAGCCGGTCGACCTGATCGAGACCCTCGCCCAGCGCATCGCGGACACCTGCCTGGGGCATGCGGAGGTCGAGGAGGTGGAGGTGACCGTGCACAAGCCGGAAGCACCCGTCTCCGTCCCGTTCGACGACGTGGCCGTGACGATCACCCGGAGGCGCCCGTGA